Proteins from a single region of Salipiger sp. H15:
- the ppk2 gene encoding polyphosphate kinase 2 — MTEMPKAPDPEPLAAPTGPEAGAATPPAAPALRRRVPTPDEIRRAFETGEYPYTQKMARGTYERQKARLQAELLKVQIWAQDTGQKVVLLFEGRDAAGKGGTIKRFTEHLNPRGARVVALNKPSDVERGQWYFQRYIEHLPTAGEIVLYDRSWYNRAGVERVMGFCEPGEYLEFMRQTPELERMLVRSGIRLYKYWFSVTRDEQRIRFKSRETDPLKQWKLSPIDKASLGKWDEYTEAKEAMFFYTDTADAPWTVVKSDDKKRARLNCMRHFLSTLDYPGKDHRIATLPDPLIVGGAGHVIHRSEHIFGAALAITPAAPAEGPAPDGAG, encoded by the coding sequence ATGACCGAGATGCCGAAAGCGCCCGATCCCGAACCCCTCGCCGCCCCGACCGGGCCCGAGGCCGGTGCCGCGACACCCCCGGCCGCCCCTGCCCTGCGCCGGCGCGTCCCCACGCCCGACGAGATCCGCCGCGCCTTCGAGACCGGCGAGTATCCCTACACCCAGAAGATGGCGCGCGGCACCTACGAGCGCCAGAAGGCCCGGCTGCAGGCCGAGCTGCTGAAGGTGCAGATCTGGGCGCAGGACACCGGTCAGAAGGTCGTGCTGCTCTTCGAGGGGCGCGACGCGGCGGGCAAGGGCGGCACGATCAAGCGCTTCACCGAGCATCTCAACCCGCGCGGCGCGCGGGTGGTCGCGCTCAACAAGCCGAGCGACGTCGAGCGCGGGCAATGGTACTTCCAGCGCTACATCGAGCACCTGCCCACCGCCGGCGAGATCGTGCTCTACGACCGGTCCTGGTACAACCGCGCCGGGGTCGAGCGGGTGATGGGCTTCTGCGAGCCGGGCGAATACCTCGAGTTCATGCGCCAGACGCCCGAGCTCGAGCGGATGCTCGTGCGCTCGGGGATCAGGCTCTACAAGTACTGGTTCTCGGTCACCCGCGACGAGCAGAGGATCCGCTTCAAGAGCCGCGAGACCGACCCGCTGAAACAGTGGAAGCTCTCGCCCATCGACAAGGCCAGCCTCGGCAAGTGGGACGAGTACACCGAGGCCAAGGAGGCGATGTTCTTCTACACCGACACCGCCGACGCGCCCTGGACCGTGGTGAAATCCGACGACAAGAAGCGCGCCCGGCTCAACTGCATGCGGCATTTCCTTTCGACGCTCGACTACCCGGGCAAGGACCACCGCATCGCCACCCTGCCCGATCCGCTGATCGTCGGTGGCGCGGGCCATGTCATCCACCGCTCGGAGCACATCTTCGGCGCGGCGCTGGCGATCACCCCGGCCGCCCCGGCGGAGGGCCCGGCGCCCGACGGCGCGGGCTGA